The following are encoded together in the Pempheris klunzingeri isolate RE-2024b chromosome 24, fPemKlu1.hap1, whole genome shotgun sequence genome:
- the LOC139223835 gene encoding nuclear receptor subfamily 0 group B member 1-like, protein MSCCEDPAQGSILYSILNRGAPYPQTGAHTAAAQHRCSCASTRKLVAIRAPHLVFKAASEVLVKTFRFVKNVPCFRGLPAEDQLRLVRNSWAPLLVLGMVQDSVDFDTVETQQPSLLHRILTHSRERRERTAAEIQDPGVPVSDAEGIKMFLVKCRGLRISVKEYAFLKGAILFSPVTELECRDYIQALHREAERALYEHVRAAHRGKAGRFRRLSALLSTLRDVDPDTVAGLFFRPVTGTGSMDQHVLAMFYGR, encoded by the exons ATGTCGTGCTGTGAGGACCCGGCGCAGGGGAGCATCCTCTACAGCATCCTGAACAGAGGCGCTCCGTACCCGCAGACAGGAGCGCACACGGCCGCTGCGCAGCACCGGTGCTCCTGCGCGTCTACGAGGAAACTAGTGGCGATCCGGGCTCCGCACTTAGTTTTCAAAGCGGCCTCGGAGGTGCTTGTGAAAACTTTCAGGTTCGTGAAAAATGTTCCGTGTTTTCGGGGTTTGCCGGCGGAGGACCAGCTCCGGCTTGTGCGCAACAGCTGGGCGCCGCTGCTGGTTTTGGGCATGGTGCAGGACTCCGTGGACTTCGACACGGTGGAGACGCAGCAGCCAAGTCTGTTACACAGGATTTTAACGCACAGCAGAGAGCGACGGGAGCGCACCGCCGCAGAGATTCAAGACCCAGGGGTGCCCGTGAGTGACGCAGAGGGGATCAAAATGTTCCTGGTCAAGTGTAGAGGACTGCGCATCAGCGTCAAAGAGTACGCGTTTCTGAAGGGAGCCATTCTGTTCAGTCCGG tgacGGAGCTGGAGTGTCGGGACTACATCCAGGCGCTTCACAGGGAGGCAGAGCGCGCGCTCTACGAGCACGTGCGGGCGGCCCACCGGGGGAAGGCGGGCCGGTTCCGCAGGCTGAGCGCGCTCCTGAGCACGCTGCGGGACGTGGACCCGGACACGGTGGCGGGACTCTTCTTCAGACCCGTGACTGGGACGGGCAGCATGGACCAACATGTGCTCGCTATGTTTTATGGACGGTAG